TGTCTGGCCAAGTGGGATTTGGTGTTTCATCAACGGATGGAGAAAACACTGGAAATTTTCCCAATACAACAGAGTTTAGTATTGGTCCGAGCATAGGTTATTTATTGAGTGATGGACTCGAACTGGGCCTAAACCTGCGGTATAGCCACTCAAAATATTCTTATGATAGAGAAGGAAATAACCTCTCAGTGGATTATGTAAACAACGGCTTCCGTTTTAGTCCCTACTTAAAAAAGTACTTTATGGTCTCAGACAAAGTAGCTTTTACTGGCAGTGCTTTCGCTGGCTATGAAATTTCTAATTCGAAGAGGGGATCTGATAGTGTTTTTATGACTGATTCAGAAACTAAATCTAATACGTTTGATATTGGAGTTGCACCCGGTATCGTATTCTTCCCAACTGAGAAAATTGGTATAAGTGGTTCATTAGGCAGGCTTAGCTACAGTACAATAAAGGCAAAGTCATCAGAAGGCGAAGTGTCAAATGAGAGAACAACAAATAACTTCGGATTTGACTTTAGCAGCAGTTTATACCTGGGCTTTAGCTACTACATCAGCCGCTAGGCATG
Above is a window of Pontibacter akesuensis DNA encoding:
- a CDS encoding outer membrane beta-barrel protein, encoding MKKLFVSALFALLGTGAFAQTAPGTVVVSGQVGFGVSSTDGENTGNFPNTTEFSIGPSIGYLLSDGLELGLNLRYSHSKYSYDREGNNLSVDYVNNGFRFSPYLKKYFMVSDKVAFTGSAFAGYEISNSKRGSDSVFMTDSETKSNTFDIGVAPGIVFFPTEKIGISGSLGRLSYSTIKAKSSEGEVSNERTTNNFGFDFSSSLYLGFSYYISR